One region of Chanodichthys erythropterus isolate Z2021 chromosome 17, ASM2448905v1, whole genome shotgun sequence genomic DNA includes:
- the nkapd1 gene encoding NKAP domain containing 1 isoform X2, which yields MSKVSMGKVLLRNVIRHTDAHNKIQEESEMWKLRDLERQATSTNFPKNRGRMHCDRYLDDSEGSMRDRLGDKRDVMSERDEREARYWTRKLYEFEANDPDRWGHSGFKELYPEEFHSDGEKDCSDSKHRRRKHKNKLDADIDKSSKKSSKKKKKKKEKKRKRNVASGSETCSDAEDNVRRKQRRKGGKSKRRKKDHKNKDRTEDSSTEDSRSDTRTRTKRKRDCPETDTLTEPQRKKRKNWKVANEERSEESSDA from the exons ATGTCGAAGGTCTCTATGGGTAAAGTGCTGCTTCGAAATGTCATCAGACACACAGATGCCCATAACAAG ATTCAAGAGGAGTCTGAAATGTGGAAATTGAGGGATCTTGAACGACAAGCCACATCCACAAATTTCCCAAAGAACAG GGGCCGTATGCACTGTGACCGCTACTTGGACGACTCTGAGGGGTCCATGCGAGACCGGCTTGGAGACAAGAGAGATGTGATGTCCGAGAGAGATGAGAGGGAGGCACGATACTGGACGCGAAAACTGTATGAGTTTGAAGCCAATGATCCTGACAG GTGGGGCCACAGTGGCTTTAAGGAGCTTTATCCAGAGGAATTTCATTCTGATGG agAAAAAGACTGCAGTGATAGTAAACACAGAAGGAGAAAACACAAGAACAAACTTGACGCTGACATAGATAAATCTTCCAAGAAGTCAtctaagaagaagaaaaagaaaaaagagaagaagaggaagaggaacgTGGCCTCGGGCTCTGAGACCTGCAGCGATGCAGAGGACAATGTGAGGAGGAAACAGAGGAGGAAGGGAGGTAAAAGCAAGCGTAGGAAAAAGGATcacaaaaacaaagacagaaCAGAGGACAGCAGCACAGAGGACAGCCGATCAGACACAAGGACGAGAACGAAGAGGAAGAGAGACTGCCCTGAAACAGACACACTGACTGAGCCTCAGCGGAAAAAACGGAAAAACTGGAAAGTGGCGAATGAGGAGAGATCAGAGGAGAGCTCTGATGCTTGA
- the nkapd1 gene encoding NKAP domain containing 1 isoform X3, with the protein MWKLRDLERQATSTNFPKNRGRMHCDRYLDDSEGSMRDRLGDKRDVMSERDEREARYWTRKLYEFEANDPDRWGHSGFKELYPEEFHSDGEKDCSDSKHRRRKHKNKLDADIDKSSKKSSKKKKKKKEKKRKRNVASGSETCSDAEDNVRRKQRRKGGKSKRRKKDHKNKDRTEDSSTEDSRSDTRTRTKRKRDCPETDTLTEPQRKKRKNWKVANEERSEESSDA; encoded by the exons ATGTGGAAATTGAGGGATCTTGAACGACAAGCCACATCCACAAATTTCCCAAAGAACAG GGGCCGTATGCACTGTGACCGCTACTTGGACGACTCTGAGGGGTCCATGCGAGACCGGCTTGGAGACAAGAGAGATGTGATGTCCGAGAGAGATGAGAGGGAGGCACGATACTGGACGCGAAAACTGTATGAGTTTGAAGCCAATGATCCTGACAG GTGGGGCCACAGTGGCTTTAAGGAGCTTTATCCAGAGGAATTTCATTCTGATGG agAAAAAGACTGCAGTGATAGTAAACACAGAAGGAGAAAACACAAGAACAAACTTGACGCTGACATAGATAAATCTTCCAAGAAGTCAtctaagaagaagaaaaagaaaaaagagaagaagaggaagaggaacgTGGCCTCGGGCTCTGAGACCTGCAGCGATGCAGAGGACAATGTGAGGAGGAAACAGAGGAGGAAGGGAGGTAAAAGCAAGCGTAGGAAAAAGGATcacaaaaacaaagacagaaCAGAGGACAGCAGCACAGAGGACAGCCGATCAGACACAAGGACGAGAACGAAGAGGAAGAGAGACTGCCCTGAAACAGACACACTGACTGAGCCTCAGCGGAAAAAACGGAAAAACTGGAAAGTGGCGAATGAGGAGAGATCAGAGGAGAGCTCTGATGCTTGA
- the nkapd1 gene encoding NKAP domain containing 1 isoform X1, translating to MFDIMSKVSMGKVLLRNVIRHTDAHNKIQEESEMWKLRDLERQATSTNFPKNRGRMHCDRYLDDSEGSMRDRLGDKRDVMSERDEREARYWTRKLYEFEANDPDRWGHSGFKELYPEEFHSDGEKDCSDSKHRRRKHKNKLDADIDKSSKKSSKKKKKKKEKKRKRNVASGSETCSDAEDNVRRKQRRKGGKSKRRKKDHKNKDRTEDSSTEDSRSDTRTRTKRKRDCPETDTLTEPQRKKRKNWKVANEERSEESSDA from the exons AT GTTTGATATCATGTCGAAGGTCTCTATGGGTAAAGTGCTGCTTCGAAATGTCATCAGACACACAGATGCCCATAACAAG ATTCAAGAGGAGTCTGAAATGTGGAAATTGAGGGATCTTGAACGACAAGCCACATCCACAAATTTCCCAAAGAACAG GGGCCGTATGCACTGTGACCGCTACTTGGACGACTCTGAGGGGTCCATGCGAGACCGGCTTGGAGACAAGAGAGATGTGATGTCCGAGAGAGATGAGAGGGAGGCACGATACTGGACGCGAAAACTGTATGAGTTTGAAGCCAATGATCCTGACAG GTGGGGCCACAGTGGCTTTAAGGAGCTTTATCCAGAGGAATTTCATTCTGATGG agAAAAAGACTGCAGTGATAGTAAACACAGAAGGAGAAAACACAAGAACAAACTTGACGCTGACATAGATAAATCTTCCAAGAAGTCAtctaagaagaagaaaaagaaaaaagagaagaagaggaagaggaacgTGGCCTCGGGCTCTGAGACCTGCAGCGATGCAGAGGACAATGTGAGGAGGAAACAGAGGAGGAAGGGAGGTAAAAGCAAGCGTAGGAAAAAGGATcacaaaaacaaagacagaaCAGAGGACAGCAGCACAGAGGACAGCCGATCAGACACAAGGACGAGAACGAAGAGGAAGAGAGACTGCCCTGAAACAGACACACTGACTGAGCCTCAGCGGAAAAAACGGAAAAACTGGAAAGTGGCGAATGAGGAGAGATCAGAGGAGAGCTCTGATGCTTGA